A genomic stretch from Alosa sapidissima isolate fAloSap1 chromosome 3, fAloSap1.pri, whole genome shotgun sequence includes:
- the hs3st4 gene encoding heparan sulfate glucosamine 3-O-sulfotransferase 4, producing the protein MAFWSSTTVFTSKVSRKIIFMFTLSLSVTYLFYSLVNCYTSLQFPAQENYVYQGRPVTDETTFMTLRGKLYSTSLQGELIERTSSEPTIFSTNPNDVKIEGRTAEWVRTDTAPTNTIAMVHTAIMDQQHQGFSTTDSVFRTSMNSTPEYGEKKLPQAIIIGVKKGGTRALLEALRVHPDVRAVGNEPHFFDRNYEKGLDWYRDLMPSTLDGQLTMEKTPSYFVTSNAPKRIYSMAKDIKLIIVVRNPVTRAISDYTQTLSKKPEIPTFEVLAFKNRTLGLVDASWSALRIGIYALHLESWMQYFPLSQMHFVSGERLIVDPAGEMTKVQDFLGLKRIVSDKHFYFNKTKGFPCLKKPEDSSAPRCLGKSKGRIHPRIDPDVIHRLHKFYKPFNMMFYQMTGQNFQWEFEENDSQGSQD; encoded by the exons ATGGCATTTTGGTCCAGTACAACGGTTTTTACCTCTAAAGTATCCCGGAAGATCATATTCATGTTTACCCTATCCCTCTCTGTCACCTACCTTTTCTACAGCTTGGTTAACTGTTATACCTCACTACAATTCCCAGCGCAAGAAAATTATGTATATCAAGGCAGGCCGGTGACTGACGAAACGACTTTTATGACATTAAGGGGGAAACTTTATTCCACGTCACTCCAGGGCGAATTAATAGAACGCACAAGCAGCGAACCAACTATTTTTTCGACAAATCCAAACGATGTTAAAATCGAAGGGCGGACAGCAGAATGGGTTAGAACTGACACGGCTCCTACTAACACCATCGCGATGGTACATACGGCAATTATGGACCAGCAGCACCAAGGATTCAGCACTACGGACAGCGTCTTCAGGACCTCTATGAACAGTACCCCTGagtatggggaaaaaaaactgcCTCAAGCTATTATAATAGGGGTGAAAAAAGGAGGTACTCGAGCTTTACTTGAGGCTTTAAGAGTTCACCCTGACGTTCGAGCTGTGGGCAATGAGCCCCATTTCTTTGATCGGAATTATGAGAAAGGGCTGGACTGGTACAG AGACTTAATGCCCTCTACATTGGATGGCCAGCTGACAATGGAAAAGACGCCAAGCTACTTTGTAACAAGTAATGCACCTAAGAGGATATACTCAATGGCAAAAGACATCAAATTGATCATTGTTGTGCGTAATCCTGTCACCAGAGCCATTTCAGACTACACCCAGACCCTGTCCAAAAAGCCAGAGATCCCAACATTTGAGGTTTTAGCTTTCAAGAACCGAACACTAGGACTTGTTGATGCCTCATGGAGTGCCCTGCGGATTGGTATCTATGCATTGCACTTAGAGAGTTGGATGCAGTACTTTCCCCTCTCTCAGATGCACTTTGTTAGTGGAGAGAGACTTATTGTTGATCCAGCTGGTGAGATGACAAAAGTACAAGACTTCTTGGGACTAAAGCGCATTGTTTCAGACAAACACTTCTATTTCAATAAAACCAAGGGATTTCCTTGCTTGAAGAAGCCAGAAGACAGCAGTGCCCCACGTTGTCTTGGAAAGTCAAAAGGCAGAATTCACCCAAGAATAGATCCTGATGTCATTCACAGACTGCACAAATTCTACAAGCCCTTTAACATGATGTTCTACCAAATGACAGGGCAGAATTTCCAGTGGGAGTTTGAGGAGAATGACTCACAGGGTTCCCAGGACTAG